In Bdellovibrio sp. GT3, one genomic interval encodes:
- a CDS encoding ParA family protein: MGSVVSFINQKGGVAKTTTAINVSAQWAKEGKKILLIDLDPQSSATRAMFGDVDFENTIYDVLTGELEAQDAIVQSEAFGIDVIPAEIMLSGIEIHMATKFGRESILKRALAEIKENYDIVVIDCSPSLGLLTVNALIASKDIVIPICPEYFSLKGIDLILDTLKHIHTGLGHKIDVRGIIISKYRNRRIVEKVINDLRTIYTIPVFNNYIPESIVVEEAHHNHQPMLQYSPKNPAGLALANLATEMWV; this comes from the coding sequence ATGGGAAGTGTTGTTTCATTTATCAATCAAAAGGGTGGCGTTGCTAAGACGACGACAGCTATCAACGTGTCAGCACAATGGGCGAAAGAGGGTAAGAAAATTCTTCTTATCGACTTGGATCCTCAATCCTCGGCGACTCGTGCAATGTTTGGTGACGTTGATTTTGAAAACACTATTTATGATGTGCTAACAGGCGAGCTTGAAGCACAGGATGCCATCGTTCAATCAGAAGCTTTCGGAATTGACGTGATTCCGGCAGAAATCATGCTGAGCGGTATTGAAATTCACATGGCGACCAAGTTCGGCCGTGAGAGCATTCTTAAAAGAGCTTTGGCTGAAATCAAAGAAAACTACGACATCGTCGTGATCGATTGTTCGCCATCTTTGGGTCTTTTGACTGTGAACGCCCTGATCGCATCCAAAGACATCGTAATTCCAATTTGTCCTGAATACTTCTCTCTTAAAGGTATTGATTTGATTCTGGACACTTTGAAGCACATTCACACGGGCCTTGGTCACAAGATCGACGTACGTGGAATCATTATTTCCAAATACCGCAACCGTCGTATCGTGGAAAAAGTGATCAATGATTTGCGCACAATCTACACGATCCCGGTATTCAATAACTACATTCCTGAATCCATTGTGGTTGAGGAAGCCCATCACAATCATCAGCCGATGTTGCAATATTCGCCAAAGAATCCGGCAGGTTTGGCGCTGGCTAATCTAGCAACGGAAATGTGGGTTTGA
- a CDS encoding YaiI/YqxD family protein — translation MLNIYIDADGCPVKDETYKVAERYQLKVFVVANKYLNVPQSSRIEMVVASSDFDAADDWIVEHAQAGDIVITADILLAERCVKKQVRAIGSKGIEFTEDSIGSAVATRELMQNLRHMGEVRGGPAPMDKKDRSKFLSTLDQVIQQLKRS, via the coding sequence ATGTTGAATATCTATATAGATGCTGACGGTTGCCCGGTTAAAGACGAAACATACAAAGTGGCTGAACGCTATCAACTGAAAGTATTCGTCGTCGCCAATAAGTATCTAAATGTTCCCCAAAGTTCCCGTATTGAAATGGTCGTCGCCTCCAGCGACTTCGATGCCGCTGACGATTGGATCGTGGAGCACGCTCAAGCCGGCGATATTGTTATTACCGCCGACATCCTACTTGCCGAAAGATGCGTTAAAAAGCAGGTCCGTGCCATTGGCAGCAAAGGTATTGAGTTCACTGAAGACAGTATCGGCTCGGCTGTCGCAACCCGCGAACTTATGCAAAACCTAAGACACATGGGTGAGGTCCGCGGCGGCCCCGCCCCGATGGATAAAAAGGATCGCTCAAAGTTTCTAAGCACACTGGATCAGGTCATCCAGCAACTGAAGCGGTCCTGA
- a CDS encoding S1 family peptidase: MALYLFVKLGEPTMRLLNLVLTVSIAFTLSACGDTTGGQLTAANTDSIVNGKVVTKTTDLSQSTVAILFEDGGKFLSLCTGTFIAENVVLTAAHCVEEGNLYLTQNKSHPNGIKNKKDLMGVVTKSIVHDEADIALLQFSTYSASASYKVRALPKEDFVIPRDGKFEFIGYGLTGVYDDDAGILRSTSLPTKTMFKSLKIEGEQQVELGTIIIDQTEAGICMGDSGGPLFVRSKSGEVTMVGNISAMKFWFNDELVQVNLLKATDLRTHLTWIKKSVKALQ; the protein is encoded by the coding sequence ATGGCGCTTTACCTATTCGTCAAACTGGGAGAACCCACTATGCGTCTTTTGAATTTAGTTCTTACTGTGTCAATTGCGTTTACACTGTCCGCTTGTGGCGACACCACCGGAGGACAGCTGACTGCAGCCAACACGGACAGCATAGTTAACGGCAAAGTGGTCACCAAAACCACGGATCTTAGCCAAAGCACTGTTGCCATTTTATTTGAAGATGGTGGCAAGTTTCTAAGTCTATGCACAGGAACGTTCATCGCAGAAAACGTCGTGCTGACCGCCGCTCACTGTGTCGAAGAGGGCAATTTGTATCTTACTCAGAACAAATCCCATCCCAATGGTATTAAAAACAAGAAAGACCTTATGGGCGTCGTAACGAAATCCATCGTTCACGATGAGGCTGATATCGCACTCCTGCAATTCAGTACCTACTCGGCTTCAGCCAGCTACAAAGTTCGCGCTCTTCCAAAAGAGGATTTTGTGATTCCTAGGGATGGAAAGTTTGAATTCATTGGATACGGATTAACTGGCGTTTATGATGACGACGCCGGCATTTTGCGATCAACGTCTTTGCCGACAAAGACCATGTTCAAATCCCTGAAGATTGAGGGCGAGCAGCAAGTAGAACTGGGCACGATTATCATTGATCAGACCGAAGCAGGAATTTGCATGGGAGACTCCGGTGGACCGTTGTTTGTTAGATCGAAATCTGGTGAAGTCACTATGGTTGGCAACATCAGTGCCATGAAGTTCTGGTTCAATGACGAGCTTGTTCAAGTAAATCTGCTAAAAGCAACTGACCTTAGAACTCACCTGACTTGGATCAAGAAGTCCGTAAAAGCCCTTCAATAA
- the katG gene encoding catalase/peroxidase HPI: MSEPRSESENPVIPAPKPKTNMRPRTNKDWWPDQLDLSVLHHQSPKVNPMDKSFKYKDEFKKLDVEALKKDMMALMTDSQDWWPADFGHYGPLFIRMSWHAAGTYRVEDGRGGGGDGAQRFAPLNSWPDNASLDKARRLLWPIKKKYGRQVSWADLLVFAGNCALESMGFKTFGFAFGREDVWEPVEVFWGAEDTWLGDERYSGDRNLANPLGAVQMGLIYVNPEGPNGKPDPKSSARDIRETFARMAMNDEETVALIAGGHTFGKTHGAAKADHVGPEPEGCPFHMQGLGWKNSYKTGKGPDTITSGLEGSWTSTPTKWGNGFFDNLHKYEWELTKSPAGAHQWIPKDKSAHNLVPDAHDSSKKHPPTMLTSDLALLADSSYVKISKRYHENPKDFADAFAKAWYKLLHRDMGPISRYWGPWVAPAQLWQDPVPAVDHKLIDENDIKDLKKKVLDSGISNSRLIATAWAAAGSFRGTDKRGGANGGRLRLSPQREWEVNEPKELTGTLSALEKIQSDFNKSSSGGKKISLADLIVLGGCAAVESSAKKGGVDVTVPFAPGRTDATQEQTDVHSFAVLEPKADGFRNFYRKGLPLSPETMLLDRANLLSLTAPEMTVLLGGLRVLDMNHGGSRHGVFTDKPGTLTNDFFVNLLDMNTVWDEPSKDGVYQGKDRNTGIAKWTATSADLVFGSHAQLRAFSEVYACNDSKEKFVKDFVWAWNKVMNADRFDLADRV, from the coding sequence ATGTCCGAACCACGCAGTGAGAGTGAAAATCCCGTCATACCGGCACCGAAACCGAAAACCAATATGCGACCGCGCACCAATAAGGATTGGTGGCCAGATCAATTGGATCTGTCGGTGCTTCACCATCAGTCACCCAAAGTAAATCCGATGGATAAGTCTTTTAAGTATAAGGACGAATTTAAAAAACTGGATGTCGAAGCACTTAAAAAAGACATGATGGCACTGATGACGGACTCTCAGGATTGGTGGCCAGCGGACTTTGGCCATTATGGACCTTTGTTCATTCGTATGAGCTGGCACGCCGCCGGAACATATCGCGTTGAGGATGGTCGCGGTGGAGGTGGTGATGGCGCGCAAAGATTCGCGCCGTTGAACAGCTGGCCTGATAATGCCAGTTTGGATAAAGCACGCAGACTGCTGTGGCCGATAAAGAAAAAGTACGGCAGACAAGTTTCGTGGGCGGACCTATTGGTGTTTGCCGGTAACTGTGCTTTGGAATCAATGGGATTTAAAACCTTTGGTTTTGCCTTTGGTCGCGAAGATGTGTGGGAACCGGTGGAAGTGTTTTGGGGAGCAGAGGACACGTGGCTTGGTGATGAACGCTATAGCGGTGATCGAAACCTGGCAAATCCCCTTGGTGCCGTTCAGATGGGCTTGATCTACGTGAACCCCGAAGGTCCCAACGGAAAACCGGATCCTAAATCCTCAGCACGAGATATTCGCGAGACTTTCGCGCGCATGGCGATGAATGATGAAGAGACGGTGGCCTTGATTGCCGGCGGACACACATTCGGAAAAACTCATGGGGCAGCGAAAGCAGATCACGTAGGACCGGAGCCAGAAGGTTGTCCTTTCCACATGCAGGGATTGGGTTGGAAAAATTCCTATAAAACTGGAAAAGGGCCTGACACTATCACAAGCGGCCTTGAAGGTTCATGGACCAGCACTCCGACGAAATGGGGTAACGGATTCTTTGATAATTTGCATAAATATGAATGGGAACTTACCAAGAGTCCTGCAGGAGCTCATCAATGGATTCCCAAGGATAAATCCGCTCACAATCTGGTGCCGGATGCGCATGATTCCAGCAAGAAGCATCCACCAACGATGTTGACCTCTGATCTTGCTTTGTTGGCGGATTCATCCTACGTGAAAATTTCCAAACGCTACCATGAGAATCCGAAAGATTTTGCGGATGCTTTTGCAAAAGCCTGGTACAAGCTTTTACATCGCGATATGGGTCCGATTTCACGTTACTGGGGCCCGTGGGTTGCACCTGCGCAGTTGTGGCAGGACCCGGTGCCAGCGGTCGATCACAAACTCATCGATGAAAACGATATAAAGGATTTGAAAAAGAAAGTTCTGGATTCGGGTATTAGTAATTCGCGTTTGATTGCAACGGCTTGGGCGGCAGCGGGATCCTTCCGTGGCACCGACAAACGGGGCGGGGCAAATGGCGGGCGCCTGCGCTTGTCACCACAGCGTGAATGGGAAGTGAATGAGCCTAAAGAATTGACCGGGACATTGAGCGCGCTCGAAAAGATTCAGTCAGATTTTAATAAATCCTCCTCTGGCGGCAAGAAGATTTCCTTGGCAGATCTAATTGTGCTGGGTGGGTGTGCAGCGGTAGAGAGTTCTGCGAAAAAGGGCGGAGTGGATGTGACCGTGCCATTTGCACCGGGTCGTACAGATGCCACTCAAGAGCAAACAGATGTTCATTCTTTTGCGGTGCTTGAACCAAAAGCAGACGGCTTTAGAAATTTCTATCGAAAAGGTTTGCCGTTGTCTCCAGAAACGATGCTTTTGGACCGTGCAAATCTTTTAAGCTTAACTGCACCTGAAATGACGGTGCTCTTGGGTGGTTTGCGTGTTCTGGATATGAATCATGGCGGGAGTCGCCACGGAGTTTTCACGGATAAACCAGGAACGCTGACCAATGATTTCTTTGTGAATCTTCTGGATATGAATACGGTGTGGGATGAGCCCTCTAAGGATGGCGTCTATCAAGGAAAAGACCGCAATACCGGAATAGCGAAGTGGACTGCGACCTCGGCGGATTTGGTATTTGGATCCCATGCGCAGTTAAGAGCATTTTCGGAAGTCTATGCTTGCAATGATTCCAAAGAGAAGTTCGTTAAGGATTTCGTCTGGGCTTGGAACAAAGTTATGAATGCGGATCGCTTTGATCTGGCTGATCGCGTTTAG